The proteins below come from a single Crossiella sp. CA-258035 genomic window:
- a CDS encoding sugar ABC transporter permease: protein MTVLDEAPATTSAPPHKRRRRRASAFTATDKVVLAVMLGIPSLLHLGLVWFPALGSILLSFTEWDGIGGVEDIRFVGLQNYSDILTTYPRFWPALWNNLIWLVFLLVLPTLFGLFMAVLLDRKLALGRVYQSVLYLPMMLSLALIGFIWQLIYQPDQGLLNNLLGTANDHPVNWLGDPDINLYAVLVAAGWRHAGYVMLLFLAGLKAVDPSLKEAAALDGASAWQTFWQVTFPALKPVNIVVLVITVIEALRAFDIVYIINKGRQGLELLSILVTDNIIGEASRIGWGSALAVVLLLISMGFIITYLMQTFRKEDRP, encoded by the coding sequence ATGACTGTTCTGGACGAGGCGCCCGCCACCACGAGCGCGCCACCGCACAAACGCAGGCGACGCCGGGCCAGCGCGTTCACCGCCACCGACAAGGTGGTGCTCGCGGTGATGCTCGGCATCCCCTCGCTGCTGCACCTGGGCCTGGTGTGGTTCCCCGCGCTGGGCTCGATCCTGTTGTCCTTCACCGAATGGGATGGCATCGGCGGGGTTGAGGACATCAGGTTCGTCGGGTTGCAGAACTACTCCGACATCCTCACCACGTACCCCAGGTTCTGGCCCGCGCTGTGGAACAACCTGATCTGGCTGGTGTTCCTGCTGGTGCTGCCGACCCTGTTCGGGTTGTTCATGGCGGTGCTGCTGGACCGCAAGCTGGCGCTGGGCCGGGTCTACCAGAGCGTGCTGTACCTGCCGATGATGCTGTCGCTGGCCCTGATCGGGTTCATCTGGCAGCTGATCTACCAGCCGGACCAGGGACTGCTGAACAACCTGCTGGGCACCGCGAACGACCACCCGGTCAACTGGCTGGGTGATCCGGACATCAACCTGTACGCGGTGCTGGTCGCGGCGGGCTGGCGGCACGCCGGGTACGTGATGCTGCTGTTCCTGGCCGGGCTCAAGGCGGTGGACCCCTCGCTGAAGGAGGCCGCCGCGCTGGACGGGGCGAGCGCCTGGCAGACCTTCTGGCAGGTCACCTTCCCCGCGCTCAAGCCGGTGAACATCGTGGTGCTGGTGATCACCGTGATCGAGGCGCTGCGGGCCTTCGACATCGTCTACATCATCAACAAGGGCCGTCAGGGGCTGGAGCTGCTGTCCATCCTGGTCACCGACAACATCATCGGCGAGGCCAGCCGGATCGGCTGGGGCTCGGCGCTGGCCGTGGTGCTGCTGCTGATCTCGATGGGCTTCATCATCACCTACCTGATGCAGACCTTCCGCAAGGAGGATCGGCCGTGA
- a CDS encoding ABC transporter substrate-binding protein codes for MANSPLPPNPLLGRRTVLKGLLGASALAAVPGLAACGSGGSASDGKTVSFGSNYSDAVPREGIAAVMETFKQQNGLEVKINTKDHETYQQQINNYLQGRPDDVWSWFAGYRMRFFAAKNLAGDLSGLWQTIGDNFTPAQKEAATGSDGKQYFVPFYSYPWAVFYRPSIWRQRGYEVPKTFDQFLALGNKMKSDGLVPMAVGQKNGWPQLGTFDQLNLRTNGYEFHVSLMAGKEDWQGKKVRDVFDNWKRMLPLYQENPLGREWQEAAQTIQQGKGGMMIVGSQQIGQQMKNELNDLDFFAFPEINPAFGTDTVEAPIDGFMLAKKPGNEEGARKLLTYLAGPAAQLAYLKTDPVTIAASGKADTSGYNELQKKCVKFVAEAKHITQFLDRDTDPRFANDAAINGINAFLTNPNDVDSVLKGMADQAKNIFTG; via the coding sequence ATGGCCAACTCACCGTTACCGCCCAACCCGCTGCTCGGCCGTCGCACCGTGCTCAAGGGCCTGCTCGGCGCGTCCGCGCTGGCCGCCGTGCCCGGCCTGGCCGCCTGCGGTTCCGGGGGTTCCGCCAGTGACGGCAAGACCGTGTCCTTCGGCTCCAACTACTCCGACGCCGTGCCGCGTGAGGGCATCGCCGCGGTGATGGAGACCTTCAAGCAGCAGAACGGCCTCGAAGTCAAGATCAACACCAAGGACCACGAGACCTACCAGCAGCAGATCAACAACTACCTGCAGGGCAGGCCGGACGACGTCTGGTCCTGGTTCGCCGGCTACCGGATGCGCTTCTTCGCGGCCAAGAACCTGGCCGGTGACCTGTCCGGCCTCTGGCAGACCATTGGCGACAACTTCACCCCGGCGCAGAAGGAAGCGGCCACCGGCAGTGACGGCAAGCAGTACTTCGTGCCGTTCTACTCCTACCCGTGGGCGGTGTTCTACCGGCCGAGCATCTGGCGGCAGCGCGGCTACGAGGTGCCCAAGACCTTCGACCAGTTCCTGGCGCTGGGCAACAAGATGAAGAGCGACGGCCTGGTCCCGATGGCGGTGGGGCAGAAGAACGGCTGGCCGCAGCTGGGCACCTTCGACCAGCTGAACCTGCGCACCAACGGCTACGAGTTCCACGTCAGCCTGATGGCGGGCAAGGAGGACTGGCAGGGCAAGAAGGTCCGCGACGTCTTCGACAACTGGAAGCGGATGTTGCCGCTGTACCAGGAGAACCCGCTGGGCCGGGAGTGGCAGGAGGCCGCGCAGACCATCCAGCAGGGCAAGGGCGGCATGATGATCGTCGGCTCCCAGCAGATCGGTCAGCAGATGAAGAACGAGCTGAACGACCTGGACTTCTTCGCCTTCCCGGAGATCAACCCGGCCTTCGGCACGGACACCGTCGAGGCCCCGATCGACGGGTTCATGCTGGCCAAGAAGCCCGGCAACGAGGAGGGCGCGCGCAAGCTGCTGACCTACCTGGCCGGACCGGCCGCCCAGCTGGCCTACCTCAAGACCGACCCGGTGACCATCGCGGCCAGCGGCAAGGCCGACACCAGCGGCTACAACGAGCTGCAGAAGAAGTGCGTGAAGTTCGTCGCCGAGGCCAAGCACATCACCCAGTTCCTGGACCGCGACACCGACCCGCGCTTCGCCAACGACGCGGCCATCAACGGGATCAACGCCTTCCTCACCAACCCCAATGACGTGGACTCGGTGCTCAAGGGCATGGCCGACCAGGCCAAGAACATCTTCACGGGCTGA
- a CDS encoding DeoR/GlpR family DNA-binding transcription regulator encodes MLARQRQAVILEEIRRTGAVRVSDLVTRLGVSDMTVRRDLDVLARTGLVEKVYGGATSVVGRSTDEPGFEAKSVRQLPEKESIAALAAGMVRPGTAIGLSAGTTTWTMARFLDDVPDLTVVTNSIRVADVLQQRGRTDRTVVLTGGVRTPSDALVGPVAVQALRALHLDVVYLGVHGMAPQAGFTTPNLNESETDRALVDAASRLVVLADNTKWGTVGISTIAGLDEADVLITDEGLGAEARQVLAEQVGELVLAPVSARSGDEELA; translated from the coding sequence GTGCTCGCTCGGCAGCGGCAGGCGGTGATCCTGGAGGAGATCCGCCGCACCGGCGCGGTCCGGGTCTCCGACTTGGTCACCCGGCTCGGGGTCTCGGACATGACGGTCCGCAGGGACCTGGACGTGCTGGCCCGCACGGGTCTGGTGGAGAAGGTCTACGGCGGCGCCACCTCGGTGGTCGGACGCAGCACCGACGAGCCCGGTTTCGAGGCCAAGTCGGTGCGCCAGCTGCCGGAGAAGGAGTCGATCGCCGCGCTGGCCGCCGGCATGGTCCGGCCGGGCACCGCGATCGGCTTGTCCGCGGGCACCACCACCTGGACCATGGCCCGGTTCCTGGACGACGTGCCGGACCTGACCGTGGTGACCAACTCGATCCGGGTGGCCGACGTGCTGCAGCAGCGCGGGCGCACCGACCGGACCGTGGTGCTCACCGGCGGGGTGCGCACGCCCTCGGACGCGCTGGTCGGCCCGGTGGCCGTGCAGGCGCTGCGCGCGCTGCACCTGGACGTGGTCTACCTGGGCGTGCACGGGATGGCCCCGCAGGCCGGGTTCACCACGCCGAACCTGAACGAGAGCGAGACCGACCGCGCGCTGGTCGACGCGGCCAGCAGGCTGGTCGTGCTCGCGGACAACACCAAATGGGGAACGGTGGGCATCTCCACGATCGCCGGCCTGGACGAGGCGGATGTGCTGATCACTGACGAGGGACTGGGCGCGGAGGCCCGGCAGGTGCTGGCCGAGCAGGTCGGCGAGCTGGTGCTGGCCCCGGTGTCCGCCCGGTCCGGGGACGAGGAGCTGGCGTGA
- the galT gene encoding galactose-1-phosphate uridylyltransferase, with the protein MRRTTAKLADGREIIYFDDSPEAPARTAVDTRDLPEQKPSSEIRRDPLTGEWVAMASHRQTRTYKPPADLCPLCPTTPGRPTEIPEAGYDVAVFENRFPSLSQHVPAVPSTVDGVPMAERRPGTGRCEVVCFTSDHNSAFAALTPARVRTVVDAWADRSAELGALAGVEQVFCFENRGEEIGVTLHHPHGQIYAYPFVTPRTERMLATAKAYRAEHGTHVLGDLIEAELAQQTRVVATSEHWVALVPPAARWPVEVILAPRRQAADIPDLTEPERDDFATLYLDVLRRLDRLYDRPLPYIAAWNQAPVHAPRELSWLHLQVFSVLRTADKLKYLAGSESGMAVWINDATPEQIAERLRAAGT; encoded by the coding sequence GTGAGGCGCACCACGGCCAAGCTGGCCGACGGCCGCGAGATCATCTACTTCGACGACTCCCCGGAGGCCCCCGCGCGCACCGCGGTGGACACCAGGGACCTGCCGGAGCAGAAGCCCAGCTCGGAGATCCGCCGGGACCCGCTCACCGGCGAGTGGGTGGCCATGGCCTCGCACCGGCAGACCCGCACCTACAAGCCACCGGCCGACCTCTGTCCACTGTGTCCGACCACGCCGGGCCGCCCGACCGAGATCCCGGAGGCCGGCTACGACGTCGCGGTCTTCGAGAACCGCTTCCCGTCGCTGTCCCAGCACGTGCCGGCGGTTCCGTCCACTGTGGACGGTGTGCCGATGGCGGAGCGCCGTCCCGGCACCGGCCGCTGCGAGGTGGTCTGCTTCACCTCCGACCACAACTCGGCCTTCGCCGCGCTCACCCCGGCCAGGGTGCGCACGGTGGTGGACGCCTGGGCCGACCGCAGCGCCGAGCTGGGCGCGCTGGCCGGGGTCGAGCAGGTGTTCTGCTTCGAGAACCGCGGCGAGGAAATTGGTGTCACCCTGCACCACCCGCACGGGCAGATCTACGCCTACCCGTTCGTCACCCCGCGCACCGAGCGCATGCTGGCCACCGCCAAGGCCTACCGCGCCGAGCACGGAACCCACGTCCTCGGCGACCTGATCGAGGCCGAACTGGCCCAGCAGACCCGCGTCGTGGCCACCAGCGAACACTGGGTCGCCCTGGTCCCGCCTGCCGCCCGCTGGCCGGTCGAGGTCATCCTGGCCCCCCGCCGCCAGGCAGCCGACATCCCGGACCTGACCGAGCCCGAACGCGACGACTTCGCCACCCTGTACCTGGACGTCCTGCGCCGCCTGGACCGCCTCTACGACCGCCCCCTGCCCTACATCGCGGCCTGGAACCAGGCTCCGGTGCACGCGCCGAGGGAGCTGTCCTGGCTGCACCTGCAGGTGTTCTCGGTGCTGCGGACCGCGGACAAGCTGAAGTACCTGGCGGGTTCGGAGTCCGGTATGGCGGTGTGGATCAACGACGCCACCCCGGAACAGATCGCCGAACGCCTGCGCGCCGCCGGAACCTGA
- a CDS encoding trypsin-like peptidase domain-containing protein: protein MTENTPGAPGPKPERPQQSAEGTTPAEHTPDSPWAAPQQRGLDSGFGEAPSAAQSDSGAQPTPGVQPSFGAQPDSGTTPGSQPTSGSQPTPGSQPAPGGQPTPGGQPTPGGQPAPGSQPGFGASPGHQPGSGFGGQSTTGPQPSLGGHTPGGPGGYPPPGGPDYGAPLTNPLGVPVQTVQPQRKAGGRGKLVAGALALVLLGGAIGGGIGGAVAYNLAGSSAPSSSNSLNDPRPPARDINSPAPQGSIEQVAQKVLPSVVQIKVIAPGGAGSGSGVVLSSDGMILTNNHVVEAAANGGQITVQFNDGRTATAKIVGRDATSDLAVLKADGVSGLTAAELGRSDDLRVGQQVVAIGAPFGLSSTVTSGIVSALQRPVRTGDTPDQSTVMDAVQTDAAINPGNSGGALVDMQGKVIGINSAIRTATGSQQQGGSIGLGFAIPVDQARRIADELIKNGKATHSLLGVGLGQQQPGGGQQQQQQQVAGATVSQVTPGGAADQAGIKVGDVITKIDNRRISDADSLIAAVRSYAPGTKVKLTINTGGGDRVVEATLGSQTLDNGGR, encoded by the coding sequence ATGACCGAGAACACCCCCGGCGCTCCGGGCCCCAAGCCAGAGCGCCCGCAGCAGTCAGCCGAGGGCACCACCCCCGCGGAGCACACCCCGGACTCGCCATGGGCCGCCCCGCAGCAACGCGGCCTGGACTCCGGCTTCGGCGAGGCCCCCTCGGCAGCCCAGTCCGACTCCGGCGCGCAGCCGACCCCGGGCGTCCAGCCCAGCTTCGGCGCGCAGCCCGACTCCGGCACCACCCCCGGCAGCCAGCCCACCTCCGGCAGCCAGCCCACCCCCGGCAGCCAGCCCGCCCCCGGCGGCCAGCCCACCCCCGGCGGCCAGCCCACCCCCGGCGGCCAGCCCGCCCCCGGGAGTCAGCCCGGCTTCGGCGCTTCGCCCGGTCACCAGCCCGGGTCCGGTTTCGGCGGCCAGTCCACCACCGGCCCCCAGCCAAGCCTCGGCGGCCACACCCCCGGCGGCCCCGGCGGCTACCCGCCGCCCGGCGGCCCCGACTACGGCGCCCCCCTGACCAACCCCCTCGGCGTCCCGGTGCAGACCGTGCAGCCGCAGCGCAAGGCGGGCGGGCGCGGCAAGCTCGTCGCCGGCGCGCTCGCGCTGGTGCTGCTCGGCGGCGCGATCGGCGGCGGCATCGGCGGCGCGGTCGCCTACAACCTCGCGGGCTCCTCGGCCCCGTCCTCCAGCAACTCGCTCAACGACCCCCGCCCGCCGGCCAGGGACATCAACAGCCCGGCGCCGCAGGGCTCGATCGAGCAGGTGGCGCAGAAGGTGCTGCCGAGCGTGGTGCAGATCAAGGTCATCGCTCCCGGCGGCGCGGGCTCCGGCTCGGGCGTCGTGCTCAGCAGTGACGGCATGATCCTGACCAACAACCACGTGGTCGAGGCCGCGGCCAACGGCGGCCAGATCACCGTGCAGTTCAACGACGGCCGGACCGCCACGGCCAAGATCGTCGGCAGGGACGCCACCTCCGACCTGGCCGTGCTCAAGGCCGACGGCGTCTCCGGCCTGACCGCCGCCGAGCTCGGCCGCTCCGACGACCTGCGGGTCGGCCAGCAGGTGGTCGCCATCGGCGCGCCGTTCGGCCTGTCCAGCACGGTCACCAGCGGCATCGTCAGCGCGTTGCAGCGCCCGGTGCGCACCGGCGACACCCCGGACCAGAGCACCGTGATGGACGCGGTGCAGACCGACGCCGCGATCAACCCCGGCAACTCCGGCGGCGCGCTGGTGGACATGCAGGGCAAGGTCATCGGCATCAACTCGGCCATCCGCACCGCCACCGGCTCGCAGCAGCAGGGCGGCTCGATCGGCCTCGGCTTCGCCATCCCGGTGGACCAGGCCCGCCGGATCGCGGACGAGCTGATCAAGAACGGCAAGGCCACCCACTCGCTGCTCGGCGTCGGCCTCGGCCAGCAGCAGCCCGGCGGCGGCCAGCAGCAGCAACAGCAGCAGGTCGCGGGCGCCACGGTCTCCCAGGTCACCCCCGGCGGCGCGGCCGACCAGGCCGGGATCAAGGTCGGCGACGTGATCACCAAGATCGACAACCGCCGGATCAGCGACGCCGACTCGCTGATCGCCGCGGTCCGCTCCTACGCCCCCGGCACCAAGGTCAAGCTGACCATCAACACCGGCGGCGGTGACCGCGTGGTCGAGGCGACCCTGGGCAGCCAGACCCTCGACAACGGCGGTCGCTGA
- a CDS encoding molybdenum cofactor biosynthesis protein B, with amino-acid sequence MERTAQRLGRALVVLVDDRVAQGEHDDTTGPLVGELLEEAGFIVDGTVAVAGEVTDIRNALNTAVIGGVDLVVTVGGTGVSPRDVTPDATLGLLDRPIPGIAEALRASGLAAGATDAGISRGVVGVSGSTLVVNLAGSRSAVRDGMATLTPLVQFVIEQISGLEES; translated from the coding sequence ATGGAACGCACCGCGCAGCGCCTGGGACGGGCATTGGTCGTGCTTGTGGACGACCGGGTGGCACAGGGGGAGCACGACGACACCACCGGTCCGCTGGTGGGCGAACTGCTCGAAGAGGCCGGTTTCATCGTCGACGGCACGGTGGCGGTGGCCGGTGAGGTCACCGACATCCGCAACGCGCTCAACACCGCGGTCATCGGCGGCGTCGACCTGGTGGTCACCGTCGGCGGCACCGGCGTCTCACCCCGCGACGTCACCCCGGACGCCACCCTCGGCCTGCTGGACCGGCCGATCCCGGGCATCGCCGAGGCCCTCCGCGCCTCCGGCCTGGCCGCGGGCGCCACCGACGCGGGCATCTCCCGCGGCGTGGTCGGCGTCTCCGGCAGCACCCTGGTGGTCAACCTGGCCGGCTCCCGCTCCGCCGTCCGCGACGGCATGGCCACCCTCACCCCGCTGGTCCAGTTCGTGATCGAGCAGATCAGCGGCCTGGAGGAGAGCTGA
- the mscL gene encoding large-conductance mechanosensitive channel protein MscL encodes MLKGFKDFLMRGNVVELAVAVVIGTAFTAIVTAVTKSLILPLVNSIGGSDPAKGLGFHIISGKEATFIDLGSVINAAINFVIVAAVVYFLLVLPMQKIQERRKRGQEAGPAEPTDVELLTEIRDLLRNQNKTS; translated from the coding sequence ATGCTCAAGGGTTTCAAGGACTTCCTGATGCGCGGCAACGTGGTCGAGCTGGCCGTGGCCGTGGTCATCGGCACCGCCTTCACCGCCATCGTCACCGCCGTCACCAAGAGCCTCATCCTGCCCCTGGTGAACTCCATCGGCGGCTCGGACCCGGCCAAGGGCCTGGGTTTCCACATCATCTCCGGCAAGGAGGCCACGTTCATCGACCTCGGCTCGGTGATCAACGCCGCGATCAACTTCGTCATCGTGGCCGCGGTCGTCTACTTCCTCCTGGTCCTGCCCATGCAGAAGATCCAGGAACGCCGCAAGCGCGGCCAGGAGGCAGGCCCCGCCGAACCCACCGACGTCGAACTGCTCACCGAGATCCGCGACCTGCTCCGCAACCAGAACAAGACCTCCTGA
- a CDS encoding SAF domain-containing protein, producing the protein MPLDRTPWDRLRTLLTRLPWTRPPALRKLAAACLTLLALALLLRPGSPGPRTTPVLLAAKDLSPGTQLTPADLRQSQHPADAVPDGALTEPAAAQGRLLARAARRGEPLTDLSLTGPHLTAVAAGKDATAVPVRLSDPAVTELLTPGAKVDVFSADPPELLTEAATVLTVLSPKAEGADGHRMALIAVPRQDAAKVATSSLTRSVAITLR; encoded by the coding sequence ATGCCCCTCGACCGAACCCCCTGGGACCGACTCCGCACCCTGCTGACCCGCCTGCCGTGGACCAGGCCACCGGCCCTGCGCAAGCTGGCCGCGGCCTGCCTCACCTTGCTCGCCCTGGCCCTGCTGCTGCGCCCAGGCAGTCCAGGCCCACGCACCACACCGGTCCTGCTCGCCGCCAAGGACCTGTCCCCCGGCACCCAGCTGACCCCTGCTGACCTCCGCCAGTCCCAGCACCCGGCCGACGCCGTCCCCGACGGCGCCCTCACCGAGCCAGCCGCGGCCCAGGGCCGCCTGCTGGCCCGCGCCGCCCGCCGCGGCGAACCGCTCACCGACCTGAGCCTCACCGGCCCGCACCTGACCGCCGTGGCCGCGGGCAAGGACGCCACCGCGGTCCCGGTCCGCCTGTCCGACCCCGCCGTCACCGAGCTGCTCACCCCCGGCGCCAAGGTGGACGTCTTCTCCGCCGACCCACCCGAGTTACTCACCGAGGCCGCCACCGTCCTGACCGTGCTCAGCCCCAAGGCCGAGGGCGCCGACGGCCACCGGATGGCCCTGATCGCGGTACCCAGGCAGGACGCGGCCAAGGTGGCCACCTCGTCACTCACCCGATCGGTGGCGATTACGCTGCGCTAA
- a CDS encoding FmdB family zinc ribbon protein, with amino-acid sequence MPTYQYACTECGHRFEAVQAFTDASLTECPSCTGKLRKLFGAVGIVFKGSGFYRTDSRSGGGSSTVAATPAKSESSSSPAKSESSSAASSSTSTTSTSSAAS; translated from the coding sequence GTGCCGACCTACCAGTACGCATGCACCGAGTGCGGGCACCGCTTCGAGGCGGTGCAGGCCTTCACCGACGCATCCCTCACCGAGTGCCCCAGCTGCACCGGCAAGCTGCGCAAGCTCTTCGGCGCGGTCGGCATCGTGTTCAAGGGCAGCGGTTTCTACCGCACCGACAGTCGCAGCGGCGGTGGCTCGTCCACAGTGGCCGCCACGCCGGCGAAGTCGGAGTCGAGCAGCTCCCCGGCCAAGTCCGAGTCGAGCAGCGCGGCATCTTCCTCCACCAGCACCACCTCCACAAGCTCCGCCGCCAGCTGA
- a CDS encoding 5-formyltetrahydrofolate cyclo-ligase, translated as MSTVTSKNDWRARLVAARRAVPGPVRAAEAAALTTAAVAWAAALDGPVAAYVPVGAEPGSPAMVDALRASGVRVLLPVVTGAAPLDWAEYTGPDSLSPARFGLLEPNGPRLGEAALTEVAGLLVPALAVDRAGTRLGRGAGHYDRSLPLVRAGVPVVAVVRDEELVAALPAEPHDVRMTGALTPGGGLVVLPERV; from the coding sequence GTGAGCACGGTGACCTCGAAGAACGACTGGCGCGCCCGGCTGGTGGCGGCCCGGCGGGCGGTGCCAGGCCCGGTCAGGGCGGCCGAGGCGGCGGCGCTGACCACGGCCGCGGTGGCCTGGGCGGCGGCGCTGGACGGGCCGGTCGCCGCCTACGTCCCGGTCGGCGCCGAACCGGGTTCGCCCGCCATGGTCGACGCGCTGCGCGCGAGCGGAGTCCGGGTGCTGCTGCCGGTGGTCACCGGGGCCGCGCCGCTGGACTGGGCCGAGTACACCGGGCCGGACTCGCTGTCCCCCGCCCGCTTCGGACTGCTGGAGCCGAACGGGCCCCGGCTGGGCGAGGCCGCGCTGACCGAGGTGGCCGGACTGCTGGTGCCCGCGCTCGCGGTGGACCGGGCCGGGACCAGGCTCGGCCGGGGCGCCGGGCACTACGACCGGTCGTTGCCGCTGGTCAGGGCCGGGGTGCCGGTGGTGGCGGTGGTGCGGGACGAGGAGCTGGTGGCCGCGCTGCCCGCCGAGCCACACGACGTGCGGATGACCGGCGCGCTGACTCCGGGTGGCGGACTGGTGGTATTACCCGAACGGGTGTGA
- a CDS encoding UTP--glucose-1-phosphate uridylyltransferase: MSSSSAFRTAIVPAAGLGTRFLPTTKTVPKELLPVVDTPGIEMVAAEAAEAGATRLVIVTSPGKDAVVKHFESQPELEATLAARGKDALLAKVRRAHELIKVETAIQEEAKGLGHAVGCAEGNLDGSDDAVAVLLPDDLVLPTGVLKAMAEVRARHGGSVLCAFDIPRAEISAYGVFDVADTDEDDVKQVRGMVEKPKAEDAPSTFAAAGRYLLDRAIFDALKRITPGAGGELQLTDAIALLIAEGHPVHVVVHRGGRHDLGNPGGFLRAAVDFALKDPEYGPGLLQWLQGRVAAS; encoded by the coding sequence ATGAGCTCGTCGAGCGCCTTCCGTACCGCCATCGTGCCTGCCGCGGGGCTGGGCACCCGATTCCTGCCGACCACCAAGACGGTTCCCAAGGAACTGCTGCCGGTGGTGGACACCCCCGGCATCGAAATGGTGGCCGCCGAGGCCGCCGAGGCCGGCGCCACCCGGCTGGTGATCGTCACCTCGCCCGGCAAGGACGCCGTGGTCAAGCACTTCGAGTCCCAGCCGGAACTGGAGGCCACCCTGGCCGCCAGGGGCAAGGACGCCCTGCTCGCCAAGGTCCGCAGGGCCCACGAACTGATCAAGGTCGAGACCGCGATCCAGGAGGAGGCCAAGGGCCTCGGGCACGCGGTCGGCTGCGCCGAGGGCAACCTGGACGGCTCCGACGACGCGGTCGCCGTGCTGCTGCCGGACGATCTGGTGCTGCCCACCGGCGTGCTGAAGGCCATGGCCGAGGTGCGCGCCCGCCACGGCGGCAGCGTGCTGTGCGCCTTCGACATCCCGCGCGCGGAGATCTCCGCCTACGGCGTCTTCGACGTGGCCGACACCGACGAGGACGACGTCAAGCAGGTCCGCGGCATGGTCGAGAAGCCGAAGGCCGAGGACGCTCCGTCCACCTTCGCCGCGGCCGGTCGCTACCTCCTCGATCGGGCGATCTTCGACGCGCTGAAGCGGATCACCCCTGGCGCCGGCGGCGAGCTGCAGCTCACCGACGCGATCGCGCTGCTCATCGCCGAGGGCCACCCGGTGCACGTCGTGGTGCACCGCGGCGGCAGGCACGACCTGGGCAACCCCGGCGGCTTCCTGCGGGCCGCCGTCGATTTCGCTCTCAAAGATCCGGAGTACGGCCCCGGCCTGTTGCAGTGGCTTCAGGGTCGGGTTGCCGCATCCTAA